In the Setaria italica strain Yugu1 chromosome VI, Setaria_italica_v2.0, whole genome shotgun sequence genome, one interval contains:
- the LOC101785830 gene encoding chorismate mutase 2 has product MAARAICTAMVCTTALLLAVVSPSAGLSLDTVREFLTREEDAIVFSLIERAKYPLNRPAYDPIHLGDGAGPGRHLNASFAELFIRESEAVQSKAGRYQSLQEIPFFAYRVPFTLAPPYNFTRELYPAAAFINVNDAIWSMYFNELLPLLAKNGDDGNYASTVDSDLACLQVLSRRINYGRYVAEVKFRGDQQTYTSLIQAKDRDALMKLLTSEAQEDVVKRRVEKKAIVFGQSITSDGPIETGVSNSSGTNFKVDPSVVYKLYDQWVIPLTKQVEVEYLLHRLD; this is encoded by the exons ATGGCTGCGCGCGCGATTTGCACGGCGATGGTCTGCACcacggcgctgctgctggccgtCGTGTCGCCGTCCGCCGGGCTTAGCCTGGACACGGTGAGGGAGTTCCTGacgcgggaggaggacgccataGTCTTCAGCCTCATCGAGAGGGCAAAGTACCCGCTCAACCGGCCGGCCTACGACCCCATCCacctcggcgacggcgccggcccTGGCCGCCACCTCAACGCCTCTTTCGCCGAGCTCTTCATCCGCGAGTCCGAGGCCGTCCAATCCAAG GCCGGAAGGTACCAAAGTCTACAAGAGATTCCATTCTTCGCTTACAGAGTTCCTTTCACTCTTGCACCTCCATACAACTTCACACGC GAGTTGTATCCTGCGGCTGCCTTTATCAATGTCAATGATGCCATTTGGAGCATGTACTTCAATGAGCTGCTCCCTCTGCTGGCTAAAAATGGTGATGATGGCAACTATGCCTCGACTGTAGATTCAGATCTTGCATGTCTTCAG GTGCTTTCAAGAAGGATCAACTATGGCAGGTATGTGGCAGAAGTGAAGTTCAGAGGTGACCAGCAGACCTACACCAGTTTAATTCAGGCCAAG GACAGAGATGCTCTGATGAAACTATTGACATCTGAAGCCCAGGAAGATGTGGTAAAGAGAAGGGTAGAGAAGAAGGCCATAGTGTTTGGCCAAAGCATAACATCAGATGGACCAATAGAAACTGGTGTCAGCAACAGCAGTGGAACCAATTTCAAAGTTGACCCTTCGGTTGTTTATAAACTGTATGACCAATGGGTGATTCCGTTGACTAAACAAGTGGAGGTCGAGTACCTTCTACATCGTCTTGATTGA
- the LOC101785020 gene encoding cinnamoyl-CoA reductase 1 yields MTVVEAVSAAAAAVVPPAGNGQTVCVTGAAGYIASWLVKLLLEKGYTVKGTVRNPDDPKNAHLKALDGAAERLVLCKADLLDYDAICRAVQGCQGVFHTASPVTDDPEQMVEPAVRGTEYVLSAAAEAGTVRRVVFTSSIGAVTMDPNRGPDVVVDESCWSDLDFCKKTRNWYCYGKAVAEQAAWDAARQRGVDLVVVNPVLVVGPLLQPTVNASIAHILKYLDGSARTFANAVQAYVDVRDVAAAHLAVFESPAASGRHLCAERVLHREDVVRILAKLFPEYPVPTRCSDEENPRKQPYRFSNQKLRDLGLEFRPVSQSLYDTVKSLQEKGHLPVLGDGEQKPEAEKEEQAPAATEVQQGGIAIRA; encoded by the exons ATGACCGTGGTCGAAGCcgtgtccgccgccgccgcggcggtggttCCGCCGGCGGGGAACGGGCAGACCGTGTGCGTCACCGGCGCGGCCGGGTACATCGCGTCGTGGctggtgaagctgctgctcgaGAAGGGATACACTGTCAAGGGCACCGTCAGGAACCCAG aTGACCCGAAGAACGCGCACCTCAAGGCGCtggacggcgccgccgagcgGCTGGTCCTCTGCAAGGCCGACCTCCTCGACTACGACGCCATCTGCCGCGCCGTGCAGGGCTGCCAGGGCGTCTTCCACACCGCCTCCCCCGTCACCGACGACCCC GAGCAAATGGTGGAGCCGGCGGTGCGCGGGACGGAGTACGTGctcagcgcggcggcggaggccggcacGGTGCGGCGGGTGGTGTTCACGTCCTCCATCGGCGCCGTGACCATGGACCCCAACCGCGGGCCCGACGTGGTGGTGGACGAGTCCTGCTGGAGCGACCTCGACTTCTGCAAGAAAACCAGG AACTGGTACTGCTACGGCAAAGCGGTGGCGGAGCAGGCGGCGTGGGACGCGGCGCGTCAGCGCGGCGTGGACCTGGTGGTGGTGAACCCGGTGCTGGTGGTGGGCCCGCTGCTGCAGCCGACGGTGAACGCCAGCATCGCGCACATCCTCAAGTACCTCGACGGCTCCGCCCGCACCTTCGCCAACGCTGTGCAGGCCTACGTCGACGTccgcgacgtcgccgccgcgcacctCGCCGTCTTCGagagccccgccgcctccggccgccacCTCTGCGCCGAGCGTGTCCTCCACCGCGAGGACGTCGTCCGCATCCTCGCCAAGCTCTTCCCCGAGTACCCCGTCCCCACCAG GTGCTCTGACGAGGAGAATCCGCGGAAGCAGCCGTACAGGTTCTCGAACCAGAAGCTCCGGGACCTGGGGCTGGAGTTCCGGCCGGTGAGCCAGTCGCTGTACGACACGGTGAAGAGCCTCCAGGAGAAGGGCCACCTGCCGgtgctcggcgacggcgagcagaAGCCGGAGGCCGAGAAGGAGGAGCAGGCCCCCGCCGCAACGGAGGTGCAGCAGGGCGGGATCGCCATCCGCGCGTGA
- the LOC101752625 gene encoding uncharacterized protein LOC101752625 isoform X1, with translation MDGHVEGLGRGTGVAAWTAPMSNFMLKNLANVVASGVKTGKGFKKVYFNACARAVNEKFNTTLNGEQIKNHLKTWQRKWAKITRLKSLSASGFDEENYIITLDEEHYNGHVHDHKADAEYLNKPLENYAEMETIFGKDMATGKFAKDSSAPLGTEDGDTEDGAANGTEEDPSSAFEEGATSNARPNKRAKIVESAEEGLIGAFNRVGDKLAMAITQVAKSNNELPEDLFDKVNSLSVSGFNDLQISTYYAHLVANPLIGKAFYGLPFQHQLHWMAMFVSERFPGQ, from the exons ATGGATGGTCATGTTGAGGGACTTGGGAGAGGTACTGGTGTGGCTGCCTGGACAGCGCCAATGTCCAATTTCATGCTGAAAAATCTTGCCAATGTCGTTGCCAGTGGTGTTAAAACAGGAAAGGGCTTCAAAAAGGTCTATTTCAATGCATGTGCTAGAGCTGTCAATGAAAAATTCAACACTACGCTCAATGGTGAGCAGATTAAGAACCATCTGAAGACATGGCAAAGAAAGTGGGCAAAGATAACACGACTCAAGAGCTTGAGTGCATCTGGATTCGATGAAGAGAACTACATCATCACCCTTGATGAGGAGCACTACAATGGCCATGTGCAC GATCACAAGGCTGATGCCGAGTATTTAAACAAGCCTCTTGAGAACTATGCTGAGATGGAAACAATCTTTGGGAAGGATATGGCTACTGGCAAGTTTGCAAAGGATTCAAGTGCTCCTCTTGGTACAGAAGATGGTGATACTGAAGATGGGGCTGCAAATGGTACAGAAGAGGATCCTAGTAGTGCTTTTGAGGAAGGGGCAACATCTAATGCAAGACCTAACAAGAGGGCCAAGATTGTTGAAAGTGCAGAGGAGGGGTTGATTGGTGCGTTCAACAGAGTTGGTGACAAGCTTGCCATGGCTATAACGCAGGTTGCTAAATCTAATAATGAGCTGCCAGAAGATCTCTTTGACAAAGTGAATagcctttcagtttcaggctttAATGATCTTCAGATATCCACATACTATGCGCATCTGGTGGCCAATCCTCTCATTGGTAAAGCTTTCTATGGCTTGCCATTTCAGCACCAGTTACATTGGATGGCTATGTTTGTTAGTGAGAGGTTCCCTGGACAGTAG
- the LOC101785423 gene encoding uncharacterized protein LOC101785423 has protein sequence MSTAADSDADYHSSDGSVMPDVLAKGREACYKARDAFYACVEKHADKRPTEIATMGLLYPADCKKSRANFVSNCRPTWVKHFDRQYCAKKRVQRLLDGDEDRRGPISLPQPYTFKQ, from the exons ATGTCCACCGCCGCGGACTCCGACGCCGACTACCACAGCTCCGACGGATCCGTCATGCCCGACGTCCTCGCCAAGGGCCGGGAGGCCTGCTACAAG GCACGGGACGCCTTCTACGCGTGCGTGGAGAAGCACGCGGACAAGAGGCCCACCGAGATCGCCACCATGGGGCTCCTCTACCCCGCCGACTGCAAGAAGTCCCGCGCCAACTTCGTCAGCAACTGCCGCCCCACCTGG GTGAAGCACTTCGACCGGCAGTACTGCGCCAAGAAGCGGGTTCAGAGGctgctcgacggcgacgaggaccgACGGGGTCCCATCTCGCTTCCCCAGCCCTACACTTTCAAGCAATAG
- the LOC101786502 gene encoding uncharacterized protein LOC101786502, with protein sequence MEIARRAAATDCLDDAYLLPDHSPSHGRMSVDALRREFVKESILQEIILAELAERRELEPEVRRELGLEHAGPLSLGTRPGLQLTASSHHDTSPVRQGAQLHLHMPVLPEPCLVEGVMTPGGVLVPRVSVKDRIDEWYRTPWNKGFADEDMLIDWARLPKKTFSGVKRKRTAETSTSNKKRSSEKWICSLCHVNTYSEVSFEEHCAGYRHQSNLAEFEWTKEAAGAKRISTAEASIGMQHNPTAWNCSICQVKCLGELDLNNHLKGRRHQENAEVLWGESKESEGKSGFKEVELYEKKEVQLVNMDQRPTSRWNCSICKANCTSESDLESHLRGRRHEQTVKAQSIQGTRRPARQSASHLGGKNLQAVLSAYNWDAVANIVAKDDVAI encoded by the exons ATGGAGatcgcccgccgcgccgccgcgacggaCTGCCTGGACGACGCCTACCTCCTCCCCGACCATTCTCCCTCGCACG GCAGAATGTCGGTGGACGCGCTCCGGCGGGAGTTTGTGAAGGAGAGCATCCTCCAGGAGATCATCCTGGCCGAACTGGCCGAGCGGCGGGAGTTGGAGCCCGAGGTGCGGCGCGAGCTCGGGCTGGAGCACGCCGGTCCCCTGTCCCTGGGCACCCGTCCCGGGCTCCAGCTGACCGCGTCGTCCCACCATGACACATCCCCTGTGCGGCAAGGGGCTCAGCTCCACCTCCACATGCCAGTGTTGCCAGAACCTTGCTTGGTGGAGGGTGTGATGACACCCGGAGGCGTGCTGGTGCCCAGAGTCTCTGTTAAGGATCGCATTGATGAATGGTATCGGACTCCATGGAACAAAGGGTTTGCAGACGAGGATATGTTGATTGACTGG GCTAGGCTGCCTAAGAAGACATTCTCTGGGGTGAAGAGGAAAAGGACTGCTGAAACGTCAACATCAAACAAGAAAAGATCATCTGAGAAATGGATTTGTTCTCTCTGCCACGTGAATACATACAGTGAAGTCTCTTTCGAGGAGCATTGTGCTGGCTACCGGCACCAGTCAAATTTAGCAGAGTTTGAATGGACTAAGGAAGCTGCTGGAGCAAAGAGGATATCAACAGCAGAGGCTAGCATTGGCATGCAGCACAATCCAACTGCATGGAATTGCAGCATTTGCCAAGTTAAGTGTTTAGGCGAGTTGGACCTAAATAATCACCTAAAGGGCAGGAGGCACCAAGAAAATGCAGAAGTTTTATGGGGAGAAAGCAAGGAAAGTGAAGGAAAAAGTGGGTTCAAGGAAGTTGAGCTGTATGAAAAGAAAGAGGTACAGCTTGTTAACATGGACCAAAGACCCACCTCAAGATGGAATTGTAGCATCTGCAAGGCTAACTGTACATCTGAGTCTGACTTGGAGAGCCACCTACGTGGCAGAAGGCACGAGCAGACTGTCAAAGCACAATCCATACAAGGCACCAGGCGACCAGCACGACAGTCAGCCTCACATCTTGGTGGGAAGAACTTGCAGGCAGTGCTCAGTGCATATAATTGGGATGCAGTTGCAAACATAGTTGCTAAAGACGATGTTGCAATTTGA
- the LOC101752625 gene encoding uncharacterized protein LOC101752625 isoform X2 — MDQQTKVVTCTAAAYMLLSMMAMVIIESRKRKQHARREGITYGPIDERDRMRLEYLNNKIWKDDTVCVNMLRLNRAKFFRFCNLFRDRGLLEDTIHCCVEQQVAMFLNTVGHNLRNRVVGTNFDRSGETVSRYFNRVLRAVGELRGELITPPSLETPTKIQGNHRWDPYFKDCIGAIDGTHVRASVPKDMELAFRGRKSYASQNVMAAVDFDLRFTYVLAGWEGTAHDALVLRDALERENGLRVPQGKFYLVDAGYGAKPGFLPPFRGVRYHLNEWGNNPVQNEKELFNLRHSSLRITVERAFGCLKRRFKILDDATPFFPFPTQVDIVVACCIIHNWVIQDGIDEFFIEDNNFSSYNHATTYSGQAHEHTEMGLGRGTGVAAWTAPMSNFMLKNLANVVASGVKTGKGFKKVYFNACARAVNEKFNTTLNGEQIKNHLKTWQRKWAKITRLKSLSASGFDEENYIITLDEEHYNGHVHDHKADAEYLNKPLENYAEMETIFGKDMATGKFAKDSSAPLGTEDGDTEDGAANGTEEDPSSAFEEGATSNARPNKRAKIVESAEEGLIGAFNRVGDKLAMAITQVAKSNNELPEDLFDKVNSLSVSGFNDLQISTYYAHLVANPLIGKAFYGLPFQHQLHWMAMFVSERFPGQ, encoded by the exons ATGGATCAACAAACCAAGGTTGTTACTTGTACTGCTGCTGCATATATGTTGTTGTCAATGATGGCCATGGTTATTATTGAGTCTAGAAAACGTAAGCAACATGCAAGGAGAGAAGGTATTACTTATGGACCTATCGATGAAAGGGATAGGATGAGACTTGAGTACTTAAACaacaaaatttggaaggatGATACAGTTTGTGTGAACATGCTAAGACTAAATAGAGCCAAGTTCTTtcggttttgcaacctattcagGGATCGTGGTTTGCTTGAAGATACCATCCATTGTTGTGTTGAGCAGCAAGTGGCAATGTTTCTAAATACCGTGGGGCACAACCTTAGGAACAGAGTAGTTGGGACTAATTTTGATAGATCCGGAGAAACAGTCAGTCGTTATTTTAACAGGGTTCTTCGTGCTGTTGGTGAGCTACGAGGGGAATTAATTACGCCTCCATCATTGGAAACTCCTACTAAAATACAAGGGAACCATAGATGGGATCCTTACTTTAAGGATTGTATTGGAGCCATCGATGGTACACATGTAAGAGCCTCTGTTCCTAAAGATATGGAGTTAGCCTTTCGTGGTAGGAAGTCATATGCCTCTCAAAATGTAATGGCTGCCGTAGATTTTGATCTCCGGTTCACCTATGTATTGGCTGGTTGGGAGGGGACAGCACATGATGCACTAGTGTTAAGAGATGCTTTGGAGCGTGAGAATGGACTTCGAGTGCCACAAG GAAAATTCTACCTAGTTGATGCCGGATATGGAGCAAAACCAGGATTCTTGCCCCCTTTTCGTGGTGTTCGTTatcacttgaatgagtgggggAATAATCCTGTCCAAAATGAGAAGGAGCTATTCAACCTTAGGCACTCATCTCTTCGTATCACAGTAGAGCGTGCATTTGGGTGTCTAAAGAGAAGATTCAAAATTCTCGATGATGCcactcctttctttcctttcccaaCTCAAGTAGACATTGTTGTTGCTTGCTGCATCATTCACAATTGGGTTATACAAGATGGAATTGATGAGTTCTTCATAGAAGACAATAATTTTTCAAGTTATAACCATGCTACAACATACAGTGGACAAGCACATGAGCATACCGAGATG GGACTTGGGAGAGGTACTGGTGTGGCTGCCTGGACAGCGCCAATGTCCAATTTCATGCTGAAAAATCTTGCCAATGTCGTTGCCAGTGGTGTTAAAACAGGAAAGGGCTTCAAAAAGGTCTATTTCAATGCATGTGCTAGAGCTGTCAATGAAAAATTCAACACTACGCTCAATGGTGAGCAGATTAAGAACCATCTGAAGACATGGCAAAGAAAGTGGGCAAAGATAACACGACTCAAGAGCTTGAGTGCATCTGGATTCGATGAAGAGAACTACATCATCACCCTTGATGAGGAGCACTACAATGGCCATGTGCAC GATCACAAGGCTGATGCCGAGTATTTAAACAAGCCTCTTGAGAACTATGCTGAGATGGAAACAATCTTTGGGAAGGATATGGCTACTGGCAAGTTTGCAAAGGATTCAAGTGCTCCTCTTGGTACAGAAGATGGTGATACTGAAGATGGGGCTGCAAATGGTACAGAAGAGGATCCTAGTAGTGCTTTTGAGGAAGGGGCAACATCTAATGCAAGACCTAACAAGAGGGCCAAGATTGTTGAAAGTGCAGAGGAGGGGTTGATTGGTGCGTTCAACAGAGTTGGTGACAAGCTTGCCATGGCTATAACGCAGGTTGCTAAATCTAATAATGAGCTGCCAGAAGATCTCTTTGACAAAGTGAATagcctttcagtttcaggctttAATGATCTTCAGATATCCACATACTATGCGCATCTGGTGGCCAATCCTCTCATTGGTAAAGCTTTCTATGGCTTGCCATTTCAGCACCAGTTACATTGGATGGCTATGTTTGTTAGTGAGAGGTTCCCTGGACAGTAG